Genomic segment of Ranitomeya imitator isolate aRanImi1 chromosome 6, aRanImi1.pri, whole genome shotgun sequence:
tagatagatagatagagatagatagatagatagagatagatagatagagatagatagagatagagagatagatagatagagatagatagagatagagagatagatagatagagatagagagatagatagatagagatagatagatagagatagatagatagagatagatagagatagatagatagagatagatagatagagatagatagatagagatagattccGGCTCTTTTCCGGCGGCCATAGTGGTCCGTGCAGCAGGTCACCATGAAGTTCAACCCGTTCGTCACCTCAGACCGCAGCAAGAACCGTAAGAGGCACTTCAATGCCCCCTCTCATGTGCGCAGGAAGATCATGTCCTCCCCCCTGTCCAAGGAGCTGAGGCAGAAGTACAGCGTCCGCTCCATGCCCATCCGCAAGGACGATGAGGTCCAGGTGGTCCGTGGACACTACAAAGGCCAGCAAATTGGTAAAGTTGTCCAGGTGTACAGAAAGAAATATGTGATCTACATTGAACGTGTGCAACGTGAGAAGGCCAACGGCACCACTGTTCATGTTGGTATTCACCCCAGCAAGGTGGTGATCACCAGACTAAAGCTCGACAAAGATCGCAAGAAGATCTTGGAACGCAAGGCCAAGTCTCGCCAGGTTGGCAAAGAGAAGGGCAAATACAAGGAAGAAAGCATTGAGAAAATGCAGGAGTAACTTCATCAATAAAAAACAAactgttcagtttcagatagatagatagagatagatagatagagatagatagagatagatagatagatatagatagatagatatagatagatagatatagatagatagatatagatagatagatatagatagatagatatagatagatagatatagatagatatagatagatagatagatagatatagatagatagatagatagatagatagatagagatagatagatagatagagatagatagatagatagagatagatagatagagatagatagatagagatagagagatagatagatagagagatagatatagatagatagagatagatagatagagatagatagatagagatagatagatagatagagatagatagatagagatagatagatagagatagagagatagatagagatagatagatagatagagatagatagagatagatagatagatagagatagatagatagagatagatagatagagatagatagatagagatagatagatagatagagatagatagatatagatagatagatatagatagatag
This window contains:
- the LOC138643196 gene encoding large ribosomal subunit protein uL24 — protein: MKFNPFVTSDRSKNRKRHFNAPSHVRRKIMSSPLSKELRQKYSVRSMPIRKDDEVQVVRGHYKGQQIGKVVQVYRKKYVIYIERVQREKANGTTVHVGIHPSKVVITRLKLDKDRKKILERKAKSRQVGKEKGKYKEESIEKMQE